Proteins encoded by one window of Ursus arctos isolate Adak ecotype North America unplaced genomic scaffold, UrsArc2.0 scaffold_22, whole genome shotgun sequence:
- the LOC113260195 gene encoding olfactory receptor 6M1-like gives MDTQNQTTVTEFTLTAFPVIWKLQISLFVVLLFTYMLTLTGNTVIISLIWTDNRLQTPMYFFLSNLSFLDISYTTSVTPKLLACLLEDKKNISFAGCLAQIYFFFFLGTVEFILLAVMSFDRYVAICNPLRYTIIMNSRVCLLLVLGCWVGAFLSVLCPIIVVSTLPYCYREISHFFCDIAPLLQAACIDTHFIEMISFLLSCFVLLTSLVFTIVSYTYIISTILRIPSAQGRRKAFSTCASHITVVSIAYGSNIFMYVRPSQSHSLDFDKVTAVMTIMVTPLLNPFIYSLRNEKVKEVLREAICKIMSLWSKKT, from the coding sequence ATGGATACGCAAAATCAGACCACAGTGACTGAATTTACCCTGACTGCCTTCCCTGTTATCTGGAAGCTTCAGATCTCCCTCTTTGTGGTCCTCCTGTTTACTTACATGCTAACTCTAACAGGAAATACTGTCATCATTTCCTTGATCTGGACTGATAATCGCCTCCAAACCCcaatgtacttcttcctcagtaatttgtcatttttggacatttcatacacAACCTCAGTTACCCCAAAGCTGTTAGCTTGTCTCCTAGAAGACAAGAAGAACATATCTTTTGCTGGCTGCCTCGCCcaaatatacttcttttttttcttggggaCAGTAGAGTTTATCCTCCTGGCGGTGATGTCCtttgaccgctatgtggccatctgtaacccCCTGCGCTATACCATCATCATGAACAGCAGGGTCTGTCTCCTGCTGGTTCTGGGCTGCTGGGTAGGGGCCTTCCTTTCAGTGCTGTGCCCAATTATTGTGGTGTCCACACTGCCTTACTGTTATAGAGAAATTAGTCATTTCTTCTGTGACATTGCCCCTTTGCTACAGGCAGCCTGCATAGACACTCATTTCATTGAGATGATAAGCTTCCTCTTATCCTGCTTTGTCCTCCTGACCTCGCTGGTATTCACCATTGTGTCCTACACCTACATCATCTCTACCATCCTGCGCATCCCCTCTGCCCAAGGCCGTCGGAAGGCCTTTTCCACCTGTGCTTCTCACATCACAGTTGTGTCCATCGCCTACGGGAGCAACATCTTCATGTACGTGAGGCCCAGCCAGAGCCACTCGCTGGACTTTGACAAAGTGACGGCTGTCATGACCATAATGGTGACCCCTCTTCTGAACCCCTTCATTTATAGTCTGAGGAATGAAAAGGTAAAAGAAGTTTTGAGAGAAGCAATCTGCAAAATTATGTCCTTATGGAGCAAAAAAACTTGA